The following proteins are encoded in a genomic region of Coffea eugenioides isolate CCC68of chromosome 6, Ceug_1.0, whole genome shotgun sequence:
- the LOC113775371 gene encoding cysteine-rich repeat secretory protein 55-like translates to MMALFRLVLLLFLSSCTAVLADVLIDSGVVSVYSCSENSTIATPRMSANINSLVAQLTSSTSQNRFSVATYGKGTDQVYGLGQCRRDVNIKDCARCLRNATLSIRTFCANRADVWMWYNDTCTLRFHDSKFFGTVDPSSFTNYYLGDHPQHPSAFKKQLDALISKVSSEAIVPANEAVGKGRSFSVASNATIYALAQCTRDLSQHSCNECLNIVTGNLLKFCNNEKTVGCRVASTACYVHYETYQFYYPLDS, encoded by the coding sequence ATGATGGCTTTGTTTCGCCTTGTTCTCTTGCTATTCCTCAGCAGCTGCACTGCAGTACTTGCAGATGTTCTCATTGATAGTGGGGTTGTTAGCGTTTATAGTTGCAGTGAAAATTCAACAATAGCAACCCCTCGAATGTCAGCAAACATCAATAGCTTGGTGGCTCAGCTAACATCAAGCACTTCTCAGAATCGTTTCAGTGTTGCCACTTATGGCAAAGGTACAGACCAAGTCTACGGCTTGGGACAATGCAGAAGAGACGTGAATATTAAAGATTGCGCGAGATGCCTTCGTAATGCAACACTATCCATTCGCACATTTTGTGCAAACCGGGCTGATGTCTGGATGTGGTATAATGATACCTGCACTCTAAGGTTTCACGACAGCAAATTCTTTGGAACAGTTGATCCATCTAGCTTTACCAACTACTACCTAGGTGATCATCCGCAACATCCCTCAGCTTTCAAGAAACAGCTAGATGCACTTATAAGTAAGGTCAGCTCGGAGGCTATTGTGCCTGCAAATGAAGCGGTTGGCAAGGGAAGGAGTTTCAGTGTCGCATCTAATGCTACTATTTATGCCTTGGCCCAGTGCACCAGGGATTTATCCCAGCATTCTTGCAATGAGTGCCTGAACATAGTCACTGGTAACTTACTCAAATTCTGCAACAACGAGAAAACTGTAGGATGTCGAGTTGCATCTACCGCCTGCTATGTTCATTATGAAACATATCAGTTTTACTATCCTCTTGATTCGTGA